A region from the Lolium perenne isolate Kyuss_39 chromosome 4, Kyuss_2.0, whole genome shotgun sequence genome encodes:
- the LOC127348343 gene encoding protein ALP1-like: MRAAHVAVMYGEKFLTKRNRRTPIMTGQQWVTENLSTNKDCYAMFRMYRPCFDRLHETLVQNYGLMSTRNMSSEECLDMFLWTVGGPQSVSQVENRFKRSTEVIHRKFNHVLECLNKMAVDTIKPKDPDFRGVHERLRDSRFSPHFDDCIGAIDGSHIPVVVPADEIVNHVGRHGYPTQNIMAVCDFDMRFTSVVAGWPGLAHDTRIFKDTLVKYAAKFPHPPKGRYYLVDSGYPNCEGYLAPYKSTKYHVPEFIHGDPPNGKKEIFNHAHSSLRNVIERAFGVLKMKWRILLHMPSYPCDKQALIIVACMALHNFIRDSHLRDKEFDRCDRDEYYMPGDVLPPPTGRVSNIVHGDDALMKVTRERIADGLLAARDEV; this comes from the exons ATGCGAGCTGCACATGTTGCAGTGATGTACGGTGAGAAGTTCTTAACAAAAAGAAATAGGAGAACTCCCATCATGACCGGTCAACAATGGGTTACTGAAAATTTGAGTACAAACAAAGATTGCTATGCCATGTTTAGGATGTACAGACCGTGTTTTGATAGATTGCATGAGACTCTTGTGCAAAATTATGGTTTGATGTCAACAAGGAACATGAGCTCAGAGGAGTGCTTGGATATGTTCTTGTGGACAGTTGGTGGTCCTCAATCCGTTAGCCAAGTGGAGAATCGATTCAAGCGGTCAACCGAGGTAATACACAGGAAATTCAATCATGTGCTAGAGTGCTTGAATAAGATGGCTGTAGATACTATTAAGCCAAAAGATCCGGACTTCAGAGGCGTGCATGAAAGACTTCGGGATTCTAGATTTTCACCTCACTTTGATGATTGCATTGGTGCAATTGATGGGTCTCATATCCCTGTGGTTGTTCCAGCTGATGAGATAGTGAACCATGTTGGTCGGCATGGGTATCCAACACAGAATATCATGGCAGTGTGCGACTTTGATATGAGATTCACCTCTGTAGTTGCGGGATGGCCTGGGTTGGCACATGACACAAGGATATTTAAGGATACTTTGGTGAAGTATGCAGCTAAGTTTCCACACCCGCCGAAAG GTaggtactatcttgttgattcaggTTATCCAAATTGTGAGGGGTATCTAGCTCCATACAAGTCGACAAAATACCATGTGCCAGAATTTATCCATGGTGACCCCCCCAATGGTAAAAAAGAAATCTTTAACCATGCCCATTCGTCGCTACGCAATGTCattgagcgtgcatttggtgtgttAAAGATGAAGTGGCGTATTTTATTACACATGCCATCTTACCCCTGTGACAAGCAAgctttgatcattgttgcttgtaTGGCACTTCATAATTTTATCAGGGATAGCCACTTGAGAGATAAAGAGTTTGATAGATGTGACCGTGATGAGTACTACATGCCAGGGGATGTACTACCTCCACCTACTGGTCGGGTATCTAACATTGTGCATGGTGATGATGCTCTCATGAAAGTAACCAGGGAGAGAATAGCTGATGGATTATTGGCAGCTAGAGATGAAGTTTAG